A region of Anopheles merus strain MAF chromosome 2R, AmerM5.1, whole genome shotgun sequence DNA encodes the following proteins:
- the LOC121590109 gene encoding zinc finger protein 271-like, protein MAELFPTTCRFCLAQDPSTRCFFDAFICKEERSKVLALLEMEIHPSDAYTNICVECENNIAIVYSIISEMRSNNKLFLALQSQQNDAQFQQDNYAKSEDDNDVPAGPTVLGLCIEKIDYSDEEYLYDMDDQLEDEDSVAYEENDDKQNNSAGEPSVDSNRPIREQLELPHEDDIPSSRCGKCWLTLYSANDWNGSLRGNHFGCLYCAEVFASQTDLEQHRESCEEYQCGGCNQSFTFLQQLLKHKSCKRRKMQRLRNVKHLLNADHLLEEQTNPLSCAVCNEEYACNEEVPEDIHETHQEIDVKWHRCDRCPKQFFSLTSARHHRALHTLQKFPRKHQTLSKECKEANQSKGSNECTICRTEFKYHRELLQHLETAHEGVSIELYQCTQCDGQFTSQAKLDKHTHNTHRARKSRYCCSYCGRRFNKRIMLVDHETVHRGQTRYHCDTCRRGFTYKSSYDRHMEVVHSEAKNFSCKYCAKSFKRKSTLITHVRLHTGEKPFECATCDFRCSDASSLRKHNIKFHWAKKGEKL, encoded by the exons aTGGCGGAACTTTTCCCAACCACTTGCCGGTTTTGCTTGGCGCAGGATCCATCCACCAGATGCTTTTTCGACGCATTCATTTGCAAAGAAGAACGTAGCAAAGTGCTAGCTCTGCTAGAAATGGAG ATTCATCCGTCGGATGCGTATACGAATATTTGTGTGGAATGCGAAAACAACATCGCCATCGTCTATAGCATTATTAGTGAAATGCGAAGCAACAACAAGCTTTTCCTTGCCCTTCAATC GCAGCAAAACGATGCACAATTCCAGCAGGATAATTATGCCAAATCGGAAGATGATAACGACGTGCCAGCCGGACCAACTGTACTTGGCCTTTGCATAGAGAAAATCGACTATAGCGACGAAGAATATTTGTACGACATGGACGACCAATTGGAAGACGAGGACTCGGTTGCATACGAAGAAAATgatgataaacaaaataattccgCCGGCGAACCATCGGTCGATTCCAATCGACCTATCCGGGAGCAGCTAGAATTGCCCCATGAAGATGATATCCCATCCTCACGATGTGGAAAGTGCTGGTTGACGCTGTACAGCGCCAACGATTGGAATGGCTCTTTGCGTGGTAACCATTTTGGATGCTTGTACTGTGCGGAGGTATTCGCGTCGCAGACCGATTTAGAGCAGCATCGGGAAAGCTGTGAAGAGTATCAGTGTGGTGGCTGTAATCAGAGCTTCACCTTTTTGCAACAGCTGCTAAAGCACAAGTCGTGTAAGCGTAGAAAAATGCAACGTTTGCGAAATGTTAAACACTTGTTAAACGCTGACCATCTGCTCGAAGAGCAAACAAACCCATTGAGTTGTGCAGTGTGCAACGAGGAATACGCTTGCAATGAGGAAGTGCCGGAGGACATCCATGAAACACACCAGGAGATCGACGTAAAGTGGCATCGATGCGATCGGTGTCCCAAACAGTTCTTTTCGCTTACCTCCGCACGCCATCATCGTGCCTTGCATACACTCCAAAAATTCCCGCGGAAACATCAAACTTTGTCGAAAGAATGCAAAGAAGCGAATCAGTCGAAAGGATCGAACGAATGCACCATCTGCCGTACCGAGTTCAAGTACCATCGCGAGCTGCTGCAACATCTAGAAACGGCACACGAGGGCGTTTCCATTGAGCTGTACCAATGCACGCAGTGCGATGGACAGTTTACCTCCCAGGCAAAGCTGGACAAGCACACGCATAACACGCACCGGGCACGGAAGTCCCGGTACTGCTGTTCGTACTGTGGGCGCCGGTTTAACAAACGCATCATGCTGGTGGATCACGAAACCGTTCACCGTGGGCAGACGAGGTACCACTGCGACACGTGCAGGCGGGGCTTCACGTACAAAAGCTCGTACGATCGGCACATGGAGGTGGTGCACAGTGAGGCGAAAAATTTCTCGTGCAAATATTGCGCCAAGAGCTTCAAAAGGAAATCGACATTGATAACGCACGTGCGGCTGCATACGGGCGAGAAACCGTTCGAATGCGCCACTTGTGACTTCCGTTGTAGCGACGCTAGCTCTCTCCGCAAGCACAATATCAAATTCCATTGGGCCAAAAAAGGAGAGAAGCTGTAG
- the LOC121589902 gene encoding serine/threonine-protein kinase rio2 gives MGKLDVTILRYLTKEDFRILTAIEMGMKNHELVPGVLVAAIASLKAGGIHKLLRELCKHKLLSYERGKRFDGYRLTNLGYDYLALKSLTLRGAISGFGNQIGVGKESNIYTVVDEEGKSLCLKLHRLGRVCFRNVREKRDYHGKRRTMSWLYLSRISATREFAYMKALHERGFPVPEPIDFNRHCVIMELVNGYPLTNVSEVGNVEALYDDLMNLIVRLGNCGVIHGDFNEFNIMITDDQRPVLIDFPQMVSTSHLNAEMYFDRDVQGVRELFRKKFGYESEDYPRFSDLERDDELDREVLCSGYGFTQEMEEDLFKEYHEGNRPDNAADEQTDTEDEDTDTGSTVAEVEATEHEQPAVDEKELEECRRKLEEEIKLSEEKPQKDTKKKEHNAAILSYLQSLSGQGELEMPDRNEDGEIEPENQSIIEQRQEEEDYFPAEPLEQPNAAGRDHVESDDPESEPEDATIDTNSRQYRMAMVRKLLDDARSVRSYSTTASTIAPTIISERTKGDIQLREKKDMKKRLVPKGEASAVRRMRKDNNAIMKEYRGWEF, from the exons ATGGGAAAACTCGATGTAACAATACTTCGGTACCTCACCAAGGAGGATTTCCGCATTCTAACAGCG ATTGAGATGGGCATGAAGAACCACGAGCTTGTGCCGGGAGTTTTGGTGGCGGCTATAGCCAGTCTCAAGGCTGGTGGAATCCACAAATTGTTGCGCGAGCTGTGCAAACATAAACTTCTCTCATACGAACGAGGCAAACGAT TTGATGGATACCGGTTGACGAACTTGGGGTACGATTATCTGGCACTAAAGTCCCTTACATTGCGCGGAGCCATCTCCGGGTTTGGCAATCAGATCGGCGTCGGCAAGGAGTCCAACATCTACACCGTGGTGGACGAGGAGGGCAAGTCACTGTGTCTGAAGCTGCACCGGCTCGGCCGTGTGTGCTTTCGTAATGTGCGTGAAAAGCGCGACTACCACGGCAAGCGACGCACCATGAGCTGGCTGTATCTGTCGCGTATTTCGGCCACTCGCGAGTTTGCCTACATGAAAGCGCTGCACGAGCGTGGCTTTCCCGTACCGGAACCGATCGATTTCAACCGGCACTGCGTCATCATGGAGCTGGTCAACGGATACCCGCTCACGAATGTGTCGGAGGTGGGCAATGTGGAGGCACTGTACGACGATTTGATGAATCTAATCGTGCGGCTGGGCAACTGTGGCGTCATACACGGCGATTTCAACGAGTTTAACATCATGATAACGGACGACCAGCGCCCAGTGCTGATCGATTTTCCGCAGATGGTTTCGACCTCCCACCTGAACGCCGAGATGTACTTCGACCGGGACGTGCAGGGTGTGCGGGAACTGTTCCGCAAGAAGTTCGGGTACGAAAGTGAGGACTAtccacggttcagcgatctggAACGGGACGATGAGCTCGATCGGGAAGTGCTCTGCTCCGGATACGGGTTCACGCAGGAAATGGAGGAGGATCTTTTCAAGGAGTATCACGAAGGCAACAGGCCAGACAATGCTGCTGACGAACAAACAGACACTGAGGACGAGGATACAGACACTGGCAGTACGGTTGCTGAGGTTGAGGCAACAGAACACGAGCAGCCCGCTGTGGATGAGAAAGAGCTCGAAGAGTGTCGCCGCAAGCTGGAGGAAGAGATAAAGCTGTCTGAAGAAAAGCCACAAAAGGACACGAAAAAGAAGGAGCACAATGCAGCCATTCTCAGCTATCTACAGTCGCTGTCAGGGCAGGGCGAGCTGGAAATGCCTGATCGCAATGAAGACGGAGAGATCGAGCCGGAAAATCAGTCCATCATCGAGCAGCGCCAGGAAGAGGAGGATTATTTCCCTGCCGAGCCACTGGAGCAGCCGAACGCCGCTGGCCGGGACCATGTAGAATCCGATGATCCGGAGAGTGAGCCGGAAGATGCAACGATCGATACCAACTCGCGCCAGTACCGCATGGCGATGGTGCGCAAATTGCTTGACGATGCGCGCAGTGTCCGCTCGTACTCTACCACAGCCAGTACGATCGCGCCAACGATAATCAGCGAACGGACCAAGGGCGACATTCAGCTGCGCGAAAAGAAGGACATGAAGAAACGGCTCGTACCGAAGGGAGAGGCCAGCGCGGTCCGGCGGATGCGCAAGGATAACAATGCGATCATGAAGGAGTATCGCGGTTGGGAATTTTAG